One part of the Georgfuchsia toluolica genome encodes these proteins:
- a CDS encoding 4'-phosphopantetheinyl transferase family protein: MLAKAAELSTDNPAIEVAVVRLDVAPSAVDAAAALLSAAERRRASRFAFVRDRRRYIVARAQLRRLLGTRLQVRPEAVEFVYGESGKPALAQPFADSELHFSVTHADDFAAYAFSRGCEIGVDIEAVRIMPEAATLAAQFFSQRENAAYRALDACDQPLGFFNCWTRKEAFVKALGIGLGYPLDSFDVSLAPDEPARFLRVDNLLGKACGWTLHSLAPSPGLIGAVVVRHAADATPPTFLATP; encoded by the coding sequence ATGCTCGCAAAAGCGGCGGAATTATCTACCGACAACCCGGCAATAGAAGTTGCGGTAGTGCGCCTTGACGTTGCGCCATCGGCGGTTGACGCCGCAGCAGCGCTGCTATCGGCAGCGGAGCGGCGCCGCGCCAGCCGTTTTGCCTTTGTGCGTGATCGTCGCCGCTATATCGTGGCACGCGCGCAGTTGCGCCGCTTGCTCGGGACGCGATTGCAGGTGCGCCCCGAAGCTGTCGAGTTCGTTTATGGGGAAAGCGGCAAACCCGCTCTGGCGCAACCCTTTGCCGACTCGGAACTGCACTTCAGCGTCACGCACGCCGATGATTTCGCCGCATATGCTTTTTCTCGCGGATGTGAAATCGGCGTCGACATCGAGGCCGTGCGAATCATGCCAGAGGCGGCAACCCTCGCGGCACAGTTTTTTTCGCAGCGCGAAAACGCGGCCTACCGTGCCCTCGATGCATGTGACCAACCGTTAGGTTTCTTCAATTGCTGGACGCGCAAGGAGGCCTTCGTCAAGGCCCTCGGTATTGGCCTTGGCTATCCGCTGGATTCCTTCGATGTCTCGCTCGCGCCGGACGAGCCGGCGCGGTTTCTGCGCGTTGACAACCTGCTGGGGAAAGCCTGCGGCTGGACGCTCCACAGCCTCGCGCCCAGCCCGGGCCTTATCGGCGCCGTCGTCGTCCGGCACGCGGCTGACGCCACGCCGCCAACCTTCCTTGCCACCCCTTGA
- a CDS encoding WbqC family protein produces the protein MIVALHQPHFLPWLGYLERMVQADLFIVLDHVQFERRNYQNRTRILVNGLGHWLTVPVQQHSQQELILDKRINNPPLEDSRWWGTNHSQTLRHAYRDAPFVEYYLPALKELLESRWDHLVDLNMATLDFLRDALAISTPMVRSSELGVSGSKSELILNLCRAAGADTYLAGMGGSRDYLDRAAFARANIELAWQDFRHPRYAQCGGGEFVAGLSAVDALFNQGPHSRSFLSGKITTDYPLAASQREVAHA, from the coding sequence ATGATAGTAGCCTTGCACCAACCGCACTTCCTGCCTTGGCTGGGCTACCTTGAGCGCATGGTTCAGGCGGATCTGTTCATCGTCCTCGACCATGTGCAGTTCGAACGCCGCAACTACCAGAACCGGACACGGATTCTGGTGAACGGTCTTGGACACTGGCTCACCGTACCGGTGCAGCAGCACTCGCAGCAAGAGCTTATCCTCGACAAACGCATCAACAACCCGCCGCTCGAAGATTCACGCTGGTGGGGCACCAATCATAGCCAGACGCTCAGGCATGCCTATCGCGACGCACCTTTTGTTGAGTATTACTTGCCCGCACTGAAGGAACTGCTGGAATCGCGCTGGGACCATCTGGTCGATCTCAACATGGCTACGCTCGATTTCCTTCGCGACGCGCTGGCCATCAGCACCCCCATGGTCAGGAGTTCAGAGCTTGGCGTGTCAGGATCGAAATCGGAACTGATCCTGAATCTGTGTCGTGCCGCGGGCGCAGATACCTATCTCGCCGGTATGGGTGGCTCGCGCGACTACCTCGACCGCGCTGCCTTCGCCCGTGCAAATATCGAGCTGGCCTGGCAGGACTTCCGCCATCCGCGCTACGCGCAATGTGGCGGAGGCGAATTTGTCGCCGGGCTTTCTGCTGTTGATGCGCTATTCAACCAGGGCCCGCATAGCCGCAGTTTCCTGAGCGGCAAGATCACAACTGATTACCCTCTCGCAGCGTCACAGCGCGAAGTTGCTCACGCCTGA
- a CDS encoding GGDEF domain-containing response regulator, which yields MANILISVGNASIRRYLAMALELKGHQVFKAESDEQAREMIRAIKLDLLLIDVLMPRAGGYQLVRHLRMEIGTQLPSVIFLASPYMESEARLLADACGVSRVITNVTDSDAFLAAVAAALSEPPTRRAEAPGGNDTGNGLHRIVNSLYGRVAELKMINARLGHNAATGAAQLEVARSALKREVIKRLRTERDMALENQQLRVQSVRDPLTGLYNRRYLEESLSREQSRARRSGKPLGMMMTDIDYFKRCTETFGQSAGETMLREASRCMESMARSEDILCRYGGEKFVLIMTNAAPEILLRRADALRTALTKLCVEHEHRSIGPITLSIGLASFPDQGSSAAEVLHAADTALNQARLAGANRIVVCGALA from the coding sequence ATGGCGAACATTCTGATTTCCGTCGGCAATGCGTCCATCCGTCGCTATCTGGCGATGGCCCTCGAACTCAAGGGCCATCAGGTGTTCAAGGCCGAGAGCGACGAACAGGCCAGGGAAATGATTCGCGCCATCAAGCTCGACCTGCTGCTTATTGACGTATTGATGCCGCGAGCGGGCGGGTATCAGCTTGTCCGGCACCTGCGCATGGAAATCGGCACGCAGCTGCCGTCCGTGATCTTCCTCGCCTCTCCCTATATGGAAAGCGAGGCGCGCCTCTTGGCCGATGCTTGCGGCGTCTCCCGAGTCATCACCAATGTTACGGATTCGGACGCGTTCCTTGCCGCCGTCGCGGCTGCATTGTCCGAGCCGCCCACCCGGCGCGCGGAAGCGCCGGGCGGCAATGACACCGGCAACGGGCTGCACCGGATCGTCAACAGCCTCTACGGGCGGGTGGCGGAACTGAAAATGATCAACGCACGGTTGGGACACAACGCGGCCACGGGCGCCGCACAACTGGAAGTTGCGCGCTCCGCCTTGAAGCGGGAAGTCATCAAGCGCCTGCGGACCGAGCGGGACATGGCGTTGGAGAACCAGCAGCTGCGCGTCCAGTCGGTGCGCGACCCCTTGACCGGCCTCTACAACCGACGTTATCTGGAGGAATCACTCTCGCGCGAACAGAGTCGCGCCAGGCGTAGCGGCAAGCCGCTGGGCATGATGATGACCGACATCGACTATTTCAAGCGCTGCACCGAGACCTTCGGCCAGTCGGCCGGTGAAACAATGCTGCGCGAAGCGAGCCGATGCATGGAATCCATGGCGCGCAGCGAAGATATCCTGTGCCGCTATGGCGGCGAGAAGTTCGTGCTGATAATGACAAATGCCGCGCCGGAAATACTCTTGCGACGTGCCGACGCGCTGCGTACAGCCTTGACGAAACTTTGCGTCGAGCATGAACATCGCTCCATTGGCCCGATCACGCTCTCCATCGGACTGGCGAGTTTTCCCGATCAGGGCAGCAGCGCAGCTGAGGTATTGCACGCGGCTGATACCGCTCTCAATCAGGCCAGGTTAGCCGGGGCCAACCGCATCGTCGTCTGTGGAGCATTGGCATGA
- a CDS encoding type II secretion system protein: protein MAKMARLTAVGDASQRGVAFIALLIVIAAMGAVLAATSTIWHQVQQRSKESELLFVGMQYRRAIEQYYERSPGIKAYPMTLEALLRDERLPNTRRYLRRPYRDPLTNSYQWGLVPALGGGIMGVYSLAEGRPFKRANFPAELGWSGGTPSYADWKFAYVPPVRAAGP, encoded by the coding sequence ATGGCAAAGATGGCACGCCTTACAGCAGTTGGTGACGCCAGTCAGCGGGGTGTCGCATTTATCGCGCTGCTGATCGTCATCGCAGCCATGGGGGCGGTCCTCGCCGCAACGAGCACGATCTGGCACCAGGTGCAGCAGCGGTCGAAGGAAAGCGAGCTGCTGTTCGTCGGCATGCAATACCGCCGTGCCATCGAGCAGTATTACGAGCGGTCGCCAGGGATCAAGGCCTATCCGATGACGCTTGAAGCCTTGCTGCGCGACGAACGTCTGCCGAATACACGACGCTATTTGCGTCGGCCCTATCGGGATCCGCTGACGAACTCGTACCAATGGGGATTGGTGCCGGCTCTCGGTGGAGGCATCATGGGCGTATATAGCCTGGCCGAAGGTCGTCCGTTCAAACGCGCCAATTTCCCGGCCGAACTGGGATGGAGCGGCGGTACGCCGAGCTATGCTGACTGGAAGTTCGCATACGTGCCGCCGGTAAGGGCGGCCGGACCCTGA
- a CDS encoding type II secretion system protein, which yields MSTTIGTHTRLAHRVFRAGFTLIELLVVMAIIAVLMSLAVPQYFGRVDAAKEAVLRENLHQMREALDKFYGDNNRYPDKLADLTDRKYLRRIPPDPITDSDQTWIVVAPADPGKGRVSDIRSGAEGNGKDGTPYSSW from the coding sequence ATGAGCACGACAATCGGAACACATACGCGCCTCGCCCACCGAGTATTTCGGGCCGGCTTCACGCTGATCGAATTGCTGGTGGTCATGGCGATCATCGCTGTATTGATGTCGCTGGCGGTGCCGCAATATTTCGGCCGCGTCGATGCAGCGAAGGAGGCGGTGCTGCGTGAGAACCTGCACCAGATGCGCGAGGCTCTCGACAAGTTCTATGGCGACAACAACCGCTATCCGGACAAGCTCGCGGATCTGACCGACCGCAAGTACCTGCGGCGGATCCCGCCCGATCCGATCACCGACAGCGACCAGACCTGGATCGTGGTGGCTCCGGCCGATCCCGGCAAAGGTCGCGTTTCAGATATCAGGAGCGGAGCAGAAGGCAATGGCAAAGATGGCACGCCTTACAGCAGTTGGTGA
- a CDS encoding type II secretion system protein — protein MKSCPHKGFTLIELIVALALIALFATLALPMQELVVKRGREAELRSALHQIRDALDDYKQAGDEGRIVVQSGDSGYPKSLTLLVTGVKDAKSPNAAPIHFLRRIPRDPFADPKLKPEDTWGQRSYLSEYDRPQRGADVYDVYSLSPDTGINGVPYRQW, from the coding sequence TTGAAGTCGTGCCCCCACAAGGGCTTCACCTTGATCGAACTGATCGTGGCCCTGGCGCTGATCGCACTGTTTGCGACTCTGGCCCTGCCCATGCAGGAACTCGTCGTCAAGCGCGGCCGGGAAGCGGAGCTGCGCAGCGCGTTACACCAGATCCGCGACGCGCTCGATGACTACAAGCAGGCCGGTGACGAAGGGCGCATCGTTGTGCAATCGGGCGATTCAGGCTATCCGAAGTCGCTCACCCTGCTGGTGACGGGCGTCAAGGATGCGAAGAGTCCGAACGCTGCCCCGATTCATTTTCTGCGCCGCATTCCGCGCGATCCTTTCGCCGATCCCAAGCTCAAGCCCGAGGATACCTGGGGGCAGCGCAGCTATCTCAGCGAGTATGACCGGCCACAGCGGGGTGCCGACGTCTATGACGTCTATTCCCTCAGCCCGGATACCGGCATCAACGGCGTTCCCTATCGGCAATGGTGA
- a CDS encoding secretin N-terminal domain-containing protein: MTRLRSIIRHWQIASVMLALAGCAGETAHRQGIEMLSLGRQEEGLAKLEQAAREAPDNPVYVHAYRNAQQRIAFRLLAEAQVEKSAGRFDAAEALYRRVLTLDPANADGMAGLVATEQGRRHAVLISDAKALIGANDLEAAERKITMVLEENPAQAEARALHQSIAEKSGREQVVTPALRKSFQQPTTLEFHDANIKQVLEALSTHSGLNFVLDKDVPANLAVTVFLRDVSVAQALDVILTTNQLKQRVLNDTTLLIYPDTVAKQDDHQDLVVRNFFLANAEAKQVLTMLQTVLKLKHVYADDKLNLLIVRDTPATIQLAERLVATQDVAEPEVMLELAVVEVTRSQLQNLGIQYPNQLTLTPLPSTGNTLTLKDLGNLKSNRVGAEISPLILNLQDDANASNLLANPRIRTHNREKALIRIGDRVPIITTTATSTGFVSENVQYVDVGLKLEVEPIIYPNDEIAIKLALEVSALGAQSKSASGTISYQISGRNAATVLRLKDGETQILGGLINDDDRKTANRVPGLSQFPVLGRLFANEGNNNQKSELVLSITPRIVRGLVPPSQVPSQFWSGTENNPRLRSAVPLKASNDADKAPATPAPAPAVPATPEPAAAAPALLHWDGPAEVAVGGTFKLALQVSSQVGITDFPLQVKYDPTVLEAIDVIPGAFMAQGNAKTAFSKRIAPADGLIVLSQKRTGGTDDPMAGANGDGRLVEIEYRALKPSTATRITTLATDPLGSGSQVLGPVSPAAFAITVSPP; encoded by the coding sequence ATGACCCGTCTGAGATCAATAATCCGGCACTGGCAGATTGCATCTGTCATGCTGGCGCTTGCCGGATGCGCCGGTGAAACAGCCCATCGGCAGGGCATCGAAATGCTGTCTCTCGGCAGACAGGAAGAGGGACTGGCCAAACTGGAGCAAGCGGCCAGGGAAGCGCCGGATAACCCGGTATACGTCCACGCTTACCGCAACGCGCAGCAACGGATTGCGTTCCGCTTGCTGGCGGAGGCACAGGTGGAAAAGTCCGCCGGCCGTTTCGATGCCGCCGAAGCCCTCTATCGTCGAGTCCTGACCCTGGACCCGGCTAATGCAGATGGAATGGCCGGCCTGGTGGCAACAGAACAGGGACGGCGTCATGCGGTGCTGATAAGCGACGCGAAAGCCCTGATTGGCGCCAATGACCTGGAGGCGGCGGAGCGCAAGATCACTATGGTGCTGGAAGAAAATCCGGCCCAGGCGGAAGCCCGCGCGCTGCACCAGTCGATTGCCGAAAAATCAGGCCGCGAGCAAGTCGTCACCCCGGCCCTGCGCAAATCGTTCCAACAGCCGACAACGCTCGAATTCCACGATGCCAACATCAAACAGGTGCTGGAGGCGCTGTCCACCCACAGCGGCCTGAACTTCGTGCTCGACAAGGATGTTCCCGCCAACCTCGCGGTCACCGTATTTCTGCGCGATGTCTCGGTGGCCCAAGCGCTCGACGTGATACTGACGACGAACCAGCTGAAACAGCGCGTGCTCAATGATACGACCCTGCTGATCTATCCGGACACGGTGGCGAAGCAGGACGACCATCAGGATCTGGTCGTCAGGAACTTTTTCCTCGCCAACGCCGAAGCCAAGCAGGTCCTGACCATGCTGCAGACGGTGCTCAAGTTGAAACACGTCTATGCCGACGACAAGCTCAACCTGCTGATCGTGCGCGATACGCCGGCGACGATCCAGCTTGCCGAACGACTTGTCGCCACCCAGGATGTCGCCGAACCCGAGGTCATGCTCGAACTTGCAGTCGTCGAGGTCACGCGTTCGCAGTTGCAGAACCTGGGTATCCAGTACCCCAATCAACTGACCCTGACACCGCTGCCCTCCACAGGCAACACGCTAACGCTGAAGGATCTCGGGAACCTCAAATCGAACCGGGTCGGCGCCGAAATTTCTCCGCTCATACTCAATCTTCAAGACGATGCGAATGCCAGCAACCTGCTCGCCAATCCGCGTATCCGCACCCACAACAGGGAGAAGGCACTGATCAGGATCGGCGACCGCGTGCCCATTATCACCACCACTGCAACATCAACCGGGTTCGTCTCCGAAAACGTCCAATACGTAGACGTCGGGCTGAAGCTCGAGGTGGAACCCATCATCTATCCCAACGACGAGATTGCGATCAAGCTGGCGCTGGAAGTCAGTGCCCTCGGTGCCCAGAGCAAGAGCGCATCCGGCACCATCTCCTACCAGATCAGCGGCCGCAATGCTGCGACCGTACTGCGCCTCAAGGACGGCGAGACCCAGATTCTGGGCGGGCTGATCAACGACGACGACCGGAAAACCGCCAACCGTGTCCCCGGGCTGAGCCAGTTTCCCGTCCTTGGCCGCCTGTTCGCGAACGAGGGCAACAACAACCAGAAATCCGAACTCGTGCTCTCCATCACCCCGCGCATCGTGCGCGGACTCGTGCCGCCGTCCCAGGTGCCGAGTCAGTTCTGGTCCGGCACGGAAAACAATCCGCGCCTGCGTTCAGCAGTCCCGCTCAAGGCAAGCAATGATGCGGATAAGGCACCGGCTACCCCGGCCCCAGCACCAGCGGTTCCCGCCACGCCGGAGCCGGCGGCCGCTGCTCCGGCGTTGTTGCACTGGGACGGCCCTGCTGAAGTCGCAGTCGGAGGGACCTTCAAGTTGGCTCTCCAGGTATCGAGTCAGGTGGGTATCACGGACTTTCCGCTCCAGGTCAAGTACGACCCGACCGTTCTGGAAGCCATCGACGTCATACCGGGAGCATTCATGGCTCAAGGGAATGCGAAAACCGCATTCAGTAAGCGCATCGCGCCAGCCGACGGCCTTATTGTTCTGAGCCAGAAACGCACCGGCGGCACTGACGACCCGATGGCGGGCGCCAACGGTGACGGCCGACTGGTGGAAATCGAATACCGCGCGCTCAAGCCGAGCACGGCTACCCGCATCACTACCTTGGCGACCGACCCGCTTGGAAGCGGCAGCCAGGTTCTGGGACCAGTGAGCCCGGCCGCCTTCGCCATTACGGTGTCGCCGCCTTGA
- a CDS encoding GspMb/PilO family protein codes for MKIVVPEKLGVPGVVGIGLLLFCLSFYFGNIAPLRTELTSLENEKVQLAATAAALADAAHGADSARGAGTAKGLPSLTAAPELLMQLNSLAEKHGLVVERTSYQFKGKDGPPRLEISMPLKASYPSLRAYLRDAMALTTSASLDELTLQRSQASDPAVDAQVRLSYGFAATP; via the coding sequence GTGAAAATCGTCGTTCCGGAAAAGCTCGGCGTGCCGGGTGTCGTCGGCATCGGCCTGCTGCTGTTTTGCCTGTCTTTTTATTTCGGCAATATCGCGCCGCTGCGGACCGAACTCACGAGCCTCGAAAACGAAAAGGTGCAACTCGCTGCAACTGCTGCTGCATTGGCCGATGCCGCTCACGGCGCCGATTCTGCGCGGGGGGCGGGAACAGCCAAAGGCCTGCCGTCCCTGACCGCGGCTCCCGAATTGCTGATGCAGTTGAACTCGCTTGCCGAAAAACACGGCCTGGTTGTTGAACGCACCTCCTATCAGTTCAAGGGCAAGGATGGACCCCCTCGACTGGAAATCAGCATGCCGTTGAAGGCCAGCTATCCTTCGCTGCGCGCCTACTTGCGCGATGCCATGGCGCTGACGACGTCGGCCTCCCTTGATGAACTGACCCTGCAGCGCTCGCAGGCAAGCGATCCGGCGGTGGACGCACAGGTTCGCTTGTCTTACGGCTTTGCCGCTACGCCATGA
- a CDS encoding PilN domain-containing protein: MRPLWLDYQRPVPGRRRVGVVLLTASLIVTGALLARYFTLVTELDAVQQQVSRLKRQAERQSLLKTAQSSSSSPSSTGGREETGAAYSSARWEMLFASIEAASDESMTLLGLQPGANEVQITGEAKDIAAAMGYVRRLQAATAFANTHLTQSEVVMAHPQHPVRFTLVTEWRRDVR; this comes from the coding sequence ATGCGGCCCCTCTGGCTCGACTATCAGCGGCCGGTGCCCGGCCGCAGACGCGTCGGCGTAGTGCTGCTGACCGCGAGCCTGATCGTGACCGGCGCATTGCTGGCTCGTTACTTCACCCTTGTCACGGAACTTGATGCCGTCCAGCAACAGGTATCGCGGCTCAAGCGTCAAGCGGAGCGGCAGAGCCTGTTGAAGACAGCCCAGAGTTCCTCATCGTCGCCGTCGTCAACCGGCGGTCGCGAAGAAACCGGCGCCGCATATTCGTCCGCGCGCTGGGAAATGCTGTTTGCATCAATTGAAGCCGCCAGCGACGAGTCGATGACCTTGCTTGGACTGCAACCGGGCGCCAACGAAGTGCAGATAACCGGCGAAGCCAAGGATATTGCCGCAGCGATGGGCTACGTCAGGCGTCTCCAGGCGGCAACGGCGTTCGCCAATACCCATCTCACGCAGTCCGAGGTCGTCATGGCACATCCGCAGCATCCGGTCAGATTCACCTTGGTTACCGAGTGGCGGAGGGACGTACGGTGA
- a CDS encoding GspE/PulE family protein, whose product MNIDDRQAIGANGTAMLAERRRTRLDRREIRVDRRLVERAELPLLDIDELYALTPAFDILPYADAAPRQCIAMMDADGRLMLIADKSSASGLMPWADAYLRRPFALRFARGGDIAAVLSHHGETMRAMDALPDYAEQGAAIPSDVEVLRLDTIQMEESPIVRLTNSTLYDAYKVRASDIHLESTTEGLCVKYRLDGVLSTIAEPKGSQTAEQVISRIKVMAELDIAERRVPQDGRFKVAIGGREVDFRVSIMPSIHGEDAVLRILDKQALTEQMTSLTLDSLGFEGEFVRTMRRLAREPYGMLLVTGPTGSGKTTTLYAAISEINSGHSKIVTIEDPVEYQLPGVLQIPVNEKKGLTFSRGLRSILRHDPDTIMVGEIRDADTAQIAIQSALTGHLVFTTVHANNALDVISRFLHMDVAPQSFVSAINGILAQRLVRVNCPHCSVAERPNDDQLIDSGINPAAAQDFNFRKGRGCAECRGTGYKGRKAIAELLLLTEDLRELIVNAAPLRQLREEAARGGMTPLRDTALDLVRRGESTLEEINRVTFVA is encoded by the coding sequence ATGAACATTGATGACCGTCAGGCAATTGGTGCCAACGGCACCGCCATGCTGGCGGAGCGGCGCAGGACGAGACTGGACCGGCGAGAGATCCGTGTGGACCGGCGACTGGTCGAGCGCGCCGAACTGCCGCTGCTGGATATCGACGAATTGTATGCGCTGACGCCGGCTTTTGACATTCTGCCGTATGCCGATGCTGCGCCGCGACAGTGCATCGCCATGATGGACGCGGACGGCAGGCTGATGCTGATAGCCGACAAGTCTTCGGCATCCGGGCTGATGCCCTGGGCGGACGCTTATCTGCGCCGTCCATTCGCACTGCGCTTCGCTCGCGGCGGCGATATCGCCGCGGTTCTCTCCCACCATGGCGAGACGATGCGGGCCATGGACGCGTTGCCCGACTATGCGGAACAAGGGGCTGCCATCCCCTCTGACGTCGAAGTCCTGCGCCTGGACACCATCCAAATGGAGGAGAGTCCCATCGTGCGGCTTACCAATTCCACCCTGTACGATGCCTACAAGGTCAGGGCAAGCGATATTCATCTGGAATCGACGACGGAAGGGCTGTGCGTCAAGTATCGCCTCGACGGCGTGCTGTCGACGATTGCCGAACCGAAGGGGAGCCAGACGGCTGAACAGGTGATATCGCGGATCAAAGTCATGGCCGAACTCGACATTGCGGAAAGGCGTGTTCCCCAGGACGGGCGTTTCAAGGTTGCCATTGGCGGCAGGGAAGTGGACTTCCGCGTTTCCATCATGCCCAGCATCCACGGCGAGGACGCCGTGCTGCGTATCCTCGACAAACAGGCCCTGACCGAGCAGATGACCAGCCTGACGCTCGACAGTCTGGGTTTCGAGGGAGAGTTCGTGCGCACGATGCGCCGCCTGGCGCGCGAACCCTACGGCATGCTGCTGGTCACCGGCCCCACCGGCAGCGGCAAGACCACGACGCTTTACGCTGCGATCAGCGAAATCAACAGCGGCCACAGCAAAATCGTTACCATCGAAGACCCGGTCGAATACCAGCTGCCCGGCGTGCTGCAAATACCGGTCAACGAAAAAAAGGGTCTTACTTTTTCCCGCGGCCTGCGCTCCATTCTGCGCCATGATCCAGACACCATCATGGTCGGCGAAATCCGCGATGCCGATACGGCGCAGATAGCGATCCAGTCGGCGCTGACGGGCCACCTGGTGTTTACCACGGTACACGCCAACAACGCCCTCGACGTCATCAGCCGCTTTTTGCACATGGATGTCGCGCCGCAAAGTTTCGTTTCGGCCATCAACGGCATCCTCGCCCAGCGGCTGGTCCGCGTGAACTGTCCACATTGCAGCGTAGCGGAACGGCCCAATGACGATCAACTCATCGACTCCGGCATCAACCCGGCTGCGGCACAGGATTTCAACTTTCGCAAGGGCCGTGGCTGCGCCGAGTGCCGCGGCACAGGCTACAAGGGTCGCAAGGCGATTGCGGAGTTGCTGCTACTGACCGAGGACCTGCGCGAACTGATCGTTAACGCGGCGCCGCTGCGTCAACTGCGCGAGGAGGCGGCGCGAGGCGGGATGACCCCCCTGCGCGATACTGCACTCGATCTGGTGCGCCGCGGCGAATCGACCCTGGAGGAAATAAATCGTGTCACGTTTGTGGCATGA
- a CDS encoding type II secretion system F family protein: MRFEITAYRHGEGVTALQVEAASAEEAGNNIGDQGFEVVSIRQTGRWNKFQRKDRSFDLLLFSQELRSLLDAGLSLIESLGALSRKETADEKRRLIEALIRRLREGKSFSAVLREFPAEFPPLYLALTAASEQTGDLGSAMARFIEYRGRMDAIKKRVISAAIYPALLLGVGGCVILFLMTYVVPRFSRVYEDFGSNLPFMSKLLLQWGALIESHGLQILVALMVLGIAVVAFFKRKRTGWRSLLRRLLNSKALAPVRVRTQTYTLARFYRTLGLLLHGGIPAVTALGMARELLDEEMQVALDRALIEIRGGVALSEAMERGRLAPPVASDLLRIGEKTGDMGEKMTRIADFYDEETARWADWFARLFEPLLMLTIGLFIAFIVVLLYMPIFELAGSVQ, from the coding sequence ATGCGTTTCGAGATCACAGCGTATCGGCATGGGGAAGGAGTCACCGCTCTGCAGGTGGAGGCGGCCAGCGCCGAGGAAGCCGGCAACAACATCGGCGATCAGGGATTCGAGGTTGTCTCGATCCGGCAAACAGGGCGCTGGAACAAATTCCAGCGCAAGGATCGGTCCTTCGATTTACTCCTGTTCAGCCAGGAACTGCGGTCGCTGCTCGATGCCGGGCTCTCGTTGATCGAGAGTCTCGGCGCCCTGTCGCGCAAGGAGACCGCGGACGAAAAACGCCGCCTGATCGAGGCCCTGATCCGTCGCCTGCGCGAAGGCAAGTCCTTCTCTGCGGTTCTCAGAGAATTCCCGGCGGAGTTTCCCCCGCTTTACCTGGCATTGACGGCGGCCAGCGAACAGACCGGAGATCTCGGCAGCGCGATGGCCCGTTTCATCGAGTATCGCGGCCGCATGGATGCGATCAAAAAGCGCGTGATCTCGGCGGCGATCTATCCGGCACTGCTGCTTGGCGTCGGCGGTTGCGTCATTCTGTTTTTGATGACGTATGTGGTGCCACGCTTCAGCCGTGTATACGAAGACTTCGGCAGCAACCTGCCCTTCATGTCCAAGCTCCTGCTGCAATGGGGCGCGCTGATTGAGAGCCACGGACTGCAAATCCTGGTGGCATTGATGGTACTGGGCATCGCCGTTGTCGCCTTCTTCAAACGCAAAAGAACGGGGTGGCGCAGCCTGCTGCGCCGGCTGCTGAATTCGAAGGCTCTGGCGCCCGTGCGCGTGCGCACCCAGACCTACACATTGGCCCGCTTCTATCGGACTCTGGGCCTGTTGCTGCATGGCGGCATTCCCGCCGTCACCGCGCTCGGGATGGCGCGGGAATTACTGGACGAAGAAATGCAGGTGGCGCTGGATCGGGCGCTGATCGAGATTCGCGGCGGCGTGGCGCTCTCAGAGGCCATGGAGCGCGGTCGATTGGCGCCGCCGGTAGCGAGCGATCTGCTCAGGATCGGCGAGAAGACCGGCGACATGGGCGAAAAGATGACCCGCATCGCCGACTTCTACGACGAAGAGACTGCGCGCTGGGCCGACTGGTTCGCGCGCCTGTTCGAGCCGCTGCTGATGCTGACCATCGGGCTGTTCATCGCCTTCATCGTGGTCTTGCTTTATATGCCGATTTTCGAACTGGCCGGGAGTGTGCAATGA
- the gspG gene encoding type II secretion system major pseudopilin GspG: MMFSVRRNNGFTLLELLVVVAIIGLLAGYVGPKYFGQIGKAEVKTARAQIDGLEKALDSYRLDVGRYPSTEQGLSALTAQPSGVGKWAGPYLKKGVPPDPWGKPYVYKSPGDHGEIDLFSYGRDGAAGGSGEDADITNW, encoded by the coding sequence ATGATGTTTTCGGTAAGGAGGAACAACGGTTTCACCCTGCTCGAACTGCTGGTCGTCGTAGCGATCATCGGCTTGCTGGCCGGTTATGTCGGCCCGAAATACTTCGGCCAGATCGGCAAGGCGGAAGTCAAGACGGCACGCGCGCAAATTGACGGCCTGGAGAAGGCGCTCGACTCGTACCGGCTCGACGTCGGCCGCTATCCGTCGACCGAGCAGGGGCTCAGTGCCCTGACAGCACAGCCGAGCGGGGTCGGCAAGTGGGCCGGCCCTTATCTCAAGAAGGGTGTCCCTCCCGATCCCTGGGGCAAGCCCTATGTCTACAAGAGCCCCGGCGATCACGGGGAGATCGACCTCTTCTCCTACGGACGGGATGGCGCGGCCGGCGGCAGCGGCGAAGATGCTGACATCACCAACTGGTGA